Proteins from one Methanobrevibacter sp. genomic window:
- a CDS encoding glycosyltransferase produces the protein MEFHNLKRYSDLDKASEEKQIVGLLIKGKGKYIASTYIRLLAAFDNFKNDSFEFYIIDDLEVDRFIKDLQNENLMLDIVIAQRDVIDMSVSKLLVEKCNLYGIKLIYEIDDDLVNIDTTQPDFKRYEEKINVVRYLAENAACITVTTDSLKASLSGFNNNIEILPNVLTDSWNLDEDYEINDGDTIKIGYMGTTTHANDLKLIEEAIKNIQESSSKNIVFEMVGGTDSSFEGMSRVNVPFDKRHYPDFVEWLQNAIRWDIAIAPLVENNNINQSKSELKYLEYTALNVPGIYSDVGPYAKCISHGDNGLLVKNNSVEEWEINMKRLIESKELREKILKNSREDIFKNYVLENMTNNWEILLNNFKRDKNSVLYQKVKEYNNIDENISFNKFLLDTSKDIIEGSGLFDEEYYLSKYPDVKESEFSPIDHYLTLGADEYCNPSDAFNTKEYVNRHPFVDKFNMNPLVHYILYGNIDVKYPIIHATDKAKNIEILKKSDLFDPDLYLEMYPDVKNAGMDPYLHYATYGYKENYRRPFPNFSNSFYKNAYLDNSNSWNPLTHYILIGENNGYNINSWGVTDNYYEGSVVDSIINKLNQKVSIFIPIFNYSPEVIDSIKLILRNTHENFEFNFFIFNDLVGNYDGFFKQISKSHDLNLITFEKDNFIYMIKETVSSCLNDAVLINSYTKVPDNWLTRLITKAYSKKEIDVVSPISNLLTGIIPFDKSKSDNEYNLTIEGISTLLKKSSNFNDLPSNICEPFCIYIKNEAIDNLKSFSEKQIVFDSENELAFIELPKNINHVIDDSVYVYHMHRSFLDDSNLFSDYGNEFSSKLNAKKFLGSPSIKNIKERFDSALVDKRDVTLSNRVLYVVDEKKVHLLADFLNYYNLKHYDCYFLTSARNTFKLWKDGEVILSWEDINISFNNQFRCEALREIYFNVLSNLNINIIHIDDLKLNSFDLMDVGKLLNCSFVIDGSIDRDDCFNEQSYLIDNGVDFKESHENWNSSFSQLLKLSTVIYPNGESSEGYEKSDESSVAIKTPIFDDKLVDIFDENRSDKIKLLIPEELSDSENDLIRDIKEKDTSDMLKIHFLDSLQDNIGDKIKDIAPDFAVLLNPFPEMFEIIDSCNSNRIPIIVDENSLDDFIEELEFSNYTNFKDSSEVYDYILDLFKPDNYYSLLKSLYYSDIGLKKEIIKYDNDLDVVYLGLGNNNPKMFLEEVHLSDMGQNKAVPFSDFEGFLANSYVSPILYAPFVEEEKRCFAVMDNIAKYLMSNVKDDSKLVSIIMPVYNRVDIVEKAIDSVLNQTYTNFELVIVDDGSSDGTRDLLEDIDDDRIKLIFNESNVGASAARNVALDECSGEYIFYLDSDNEWDSKYLEAMVGAFIELPDANAIYSGQLLYDNIGHPPFAMRFGSLNKSLLKNGNYIDLNCFAHTKRVYDEIGGFDESLYRLVDWDLILRICNNFKVYSVPILLSKYYMSVTDNSISDANARSNEKMLGYKNLTRVIQNDNDFNIDIDYKLDKKVNVIIPSFESLKDLRECINAIRKFDNDKVKIIIVDNNSGKAVRYYLETLKSKGIIELIQNDINYGFTYAVNQGIEISDDDADILLLNNDAILMDNSIEAMQKFAYEHDDCAIVVPQQVLPGGTPTMKQHVPYASEGFDCDVNPSAHHKNIVNMDNFHDGESLELSFAPFFCTYIKREVLDKSFGLDAELGRHYRSDRIFSGYVRHVMNYKIFHVTDAIVYHKLQKSTQSLKKNEESYDNMLFKNKWEDDLAEELGFKCPEWDLE, from the coding sequence ATGGAATTTCATAACTTAAAGAGATATTCTGATTTGGACAAGGCTAGTGAAGAAAAACAAATTGTTGGTTTGCTCATAAAAGGAAAAGGCAAGTATATTGCAAGTACATATATTAGATTATTGGCTGCTTTTGATAATTTTAAAAATGATTCATTTGAATTCTACATCATCGATGATTTGGAAGTGGATAGGTTCATAAAAGATTTGCAGAATGAGAATCTGATGCTGGACATCGTCATCGCTCAAAGGGATGTCATTGACATGTCCGTTTCTAAGCTGTTGGTTGAAAAATGCAATCTTTATGGAATCAAATTGATTTATGAAATCGATGATGATTTGGTAAACATTGACACTACCCAGCCCGATTTCAAGAGATATGAAGAGAAAATCAACGTTGTAAGGTATCTGGCTGAAAATGCAGCATGCATTACCGTCACAACAGATTCCCTAAAGGCCAGTCTTTCGGGTTTCAATAACAACATTGAGATTCTTCCTAATGTTTTGACTGATTCCTGGAACTTGGATGAGGATTATGAAATCAATGATGGGGATACTATCAAGATAGGATACATGGGCACAACCACTCATGCAAATGATTTAAAGCTAATTGAAGAAGCTATTAAAAATATTCAGGAAAGTTCAAGCAAGAATATAGTTTTTGAAATGGTTGGCGGAACAGATTCATCCTTTGAGGGGATGTCTCGCGTTAATGTTCCATTTGACAAAAGGCATTACCCTGACTTTGTCGAATGGCTTCAAAATGCAATCAGATGGGATATTGCTATAGCACCCCTTGTTGAAAACAACAATATCAATCAAAGCAAAAGTGAATTGAAATATTTGGAATATACTGCGTTAAATGTTCCGGGAATCTATAGTGATGTCGGTCCATATGCCAAATGCATTTCACATGGCGATAATGGTTTACTTGTTAAAAATAATTCAGTAGAGGAATGGGAGATAAATATGAAAAGATTAATTGAAAGCAAAGAGCTTCGGGAAAAAATACTTAAAAATTCACGAGAGGATATTTTTAAGAATTATGTCCTGGAGAACATGACAAATAATTGGGAAATTCTTTTAAATAATTTTAAAAGAGACAAAAATTCAGTATTGTATCAAAAGGTAAAGGAATATAATAATATTGATGAAAATATAAGTTTCAATAAGTTTTTACTTGATACAAGTAAAGATATTATTGAAGGATCAGGACTGTTCGATGAGGAATACTATCTTTCCAAATATCCTGATGTAAAGGAATCTGAGTTCTCCCCAATTGACCACTACTTGACTTTAGGTGCAGATGAATACTGCAATCCTTCAGATGCTTTCAATACAAAGGAATATGTCAATAGACATCCTTTCGTTGACAAATTCAATATGAATCCTCTCGTTCACTATATCTTATATGGCAATATTGATGTTAAATATCCCATAATCCATGCTACTGACAAAGCCAAAAACATTGAAATATTAAAAAAATCAGATTTATTCGACCCCGATTTGTATTTGGAAATGTATCCCGATGTAAAAAATGCTGGAATGGATCCTTATCTTCATTATGCAACATATGGATATAAAGAGAATTACAGACGGCCATTTCCTAATTTTTCCAATTCATTTTATAAAAATGCATATTTGGATAATTCCAATTCATGGAATCCTTTGACTCATTATATTCTGATAGGTGAAAATAATGGGTATAACATTAATAGTTGGGGGGTTACGGATAATTATTATGAAGGTTCAGTAGTGGATTCAATCATCAATAAGTTAAATCAAAAGGTTTCAATTTTCATTCCAATTTTCAATTATTCTCCAGAGGTCATAGATTCAATCAAGCTGATTTTAAGAAACACTCATGAAAATTTCGAATTTAATTTTTTTATCTTTAATGATTTAGTTGGAAATTATGATGGCTTTTTCAAGCAAATTTCTAAAAGCCATGATTTAAATTTGATTACATTTGAAAAGGATAATTTTATATATATGATTAAAGAAACTGTTTCTTCTTGTTTAAATGATGCAGTATTAATTAATTCATATACGAAAGTTCCAGATAATTGGTTGACTAGATTAATTACAAAAGCTTATTCTAAAAAGGAAATTGATGTTGTATCTCCGATTTCAAATTTGCTCACTGGAATAATACCTTTTGACAAGTCAAAATCAGACAATGAGTATAATCTGACTATTGAAGGTATTTCAACATTGCTTAAGAAATCTTCTAATTTCAATGATTTGCCTTCAAATATTTGTGAACCTTTCTGCATTTATATTAAAAACGAAGCTATTGACAATCTAAAATCTTTCAGTGAAAAACAGATAGTTTTCGATTCAGAAAACGAACTTGCGTTCATTGAACTTCCTAAAAATATTAATCATGTCATTGATGATTCGGTTTATGTTTATCATATGCATAGGTCATTTTTAGATGATTCTAATTTGTTTTCTGATTATGGCAATGAATTTTCTTCAAAATTGAATGCTAAGAAATTTTTAGGGTCTCCTTCAATTAAAAATATCAAAGAAAGATTTGATTCAGCACTTGTTGATAAAAGAGATGTCACTTTATCTAATAGAGTATTATATGTTGTGGATGAGAAAAAAGTTCATTTGCTGGCCGATTTTTTAAATTATTATAATCTAAAGCATTATGATTGTTATTTTTTAACATCTGCTAGAAATACTTTTAAACTTTGGAAGGATGGAGAAGTAATCTTGAGCTGGGAGGATATTAACATTAGTTTTAATAATCAATTTAGATGTGAAGCTCTTAGAGAGATTTATTTCAATGTTTTATCCAATTTAAATATCAATATCATTCACATTGATGATTTAAAATTAAATTCTTTTGATTTGATGGATGTTGGAAAGCTATTGAATTGTTCTTTTGTTATTGATGGTTCAATTGATAGGGATGATTGCTTTAATGAGCAATCTTACTTGATTGATAATGGTGTTGATTTTAAAGAGAGTCATGAAAATTGGAATAGTTCATTTTCGCAATTGCTAAAATTATCTACAGTAATTTATCCTAATGGTGAATCTTCGGAGGGTTATGAAAAATCCGATGAATCTAGCGTGGCCATTAAAACGCCAATATTTGATGATAAATTAGTGGATATTTTTGATGAAAATCGCTCTGATAAAATTAAATTACTTATTCCTGAAGAGTTATCTGATAGTGAAAATGATTTAATTAGGGATATTAAAGAAAAAGACACATCAGATATGCTGAAAATTCATTTCTTAGATTCTTTACAGGATAACATTGGTGATAAAATTAAAGATATTGCTCCTGATTTTGCAGTTTTATTGAATCCTTTCCCAGAAATGTTTGAAATCATTGATAGTTGCAATTCAAACAGGATCCCAATCATCGTTGATGAGAATTCATTAGATGATTTCATTGAAGAATTGGAATTTTCTAATTATACTAATTTTAAAGATAGCAGCGAAGTATATGATTATATTTTAGATTTATTCAAACCGGACAATTATTATAGCTTGCTTAAAAGTTTATATTATTCGGATATTGGATTGAAAAAAGAAATAATCAAATATGACAATGATTTGGATGTAGTATACTTGGGTTTGGGAAATAATAATCCTAAAATGTTCCTTGAAGAGGTTCATCTAAGTGATATGGGTCAAAATAAGGCTGTTCCTTTCTCAGATTTCGAAGGTTTTCTTGCAAATTCATATGTCTCTCCAATATTGTATGCTCCATTTGTCGAAGAGGAAAAACGTTGCTTTGCCGTAATGGACAATATTGCCAAGTATTTGATGAGCAATGTTAAGGATGATTCAAAATTGGTTTCAATCATTATGCCAGTATACAATAGGGTTGATATTGTTGAAAAGGCCATTGATTCAGTCTTAAATCAGACTTACACAAATTTCGAACTGGTGATTGTTGATGATGGAAGTAGCGACGGCACTCGTGATTTGCTTGAAGATATTGATGATGATAGGATAAAATTGATTTTCAACGAATCCAATGTCGGCGCATCTGCTGCACGTAATGTTGCATTAGATGAGTGCTCAGGTGAATACATATTCTATTTGGACTCCGATAATGAATGGGATTCAAAATACCTGGAAGCGATGGTTGGAGCTTTCATTGAATTGCCTGATGCAAATGCAATATACTCAGGTCAGCTATTGTATGATAACATTGGCCATCCTCCTTTTGCAATGCGTTTCGGTTCCCTAAATAAATCATTGTTGAAGAATGGAAACTACATTGATTTGAATTGTTTTGCCCATACTAAAAGAGTTTATGATGAAATAGGCGGTTTTGATGAGTCATTATACCGTTTGGTTGACTGGGATTTAATCTTAAGGATTTGCAATAACTTTAAAGTTTATTCTGTACCTATTTTGCTGTCCAAATATTATATGAGCGTAACTGATAACAGCATTTCCGATGCAAATGCAAGAAGCAATGAGAAAATGCTCGGTTATAAGAATTTAACCCGCGTAATTCAAAATGACAATGATTTTAATATTGACATTGACTATAAATTAGATAAAAAGGTTAATGTCATCATTCCTAGTTTTGAGTCTCTAAAAGATCTTCGGGAATGCATCAATGCAATACGGAAATTCGACAATGATAAAGTTAAAATCATAATTGTAGATAACAATTCCGGAAAGGCCGTTAGATATTATCTGGAAACTCTGAAATCAAAAGGCATCATAGAATTAATACAGAATGATATTAATTATGGTTTTACATATGCTGTAAATCAGGGAATAGAAATTTCTGATGATGATGCGGACATCTTGTTGTTAAATAACGATGCGATATTGATGGATAACTCAATTGAAGCTATGCAGAAATTCGCATATGAGCATGATGATTGCGCCATTGTAGTTCCTCAACAGGTATTGCCTGGTGGAACGCCGACAATGAAACAGCATGTTCCTTATGCCTCTGAAGGTTTTGACTGTGATGTGAATCCTTCAGCACACCATAAAAACATTGTAAATATGGATAATTTCCACGATGGGGAATCTTTAGAGCTTAGCTTTGCACCATTCTTCTGTACTTATATAAAAAGAGAAGTTTTGGATAAATCATTTGGATTGGATGCGGAATTGGGCAGACATTATCGCTCAGACAGAATATTTTCAGGATATGTCCGGCATGTGATGAACTATAAGATATTCCACGTGACTGATGCGATTGTCTATCATAAGCTTCAAAAGTCCACACAATCATTGAAGAAAAATGAAGAATCGTATGACAATATGTTATTTAAAAATAAATGGGAAGATGATTTGGCAGAAGAATTAGGATTCAAATGTCCAGAATGGGATTTGGAGTAA
- a CDS encoding methyltransferase domain-containing protein — MHKNSHSKMEWFKNTYLDKNHNLKILDVGALDKSGDYNYRDLFNESNWSYTGLDIESGHNVDIVVTDIYNWFEIEDNSYDVIISGQFFEHLEYFWLTMSQIERVLKPNGYVCIIVPSAGHKHGGDMLNCYRFHEDGLKAMAKYVDLKIIHVSIDNRPEAKPWLDACLIARKEENTVENIDELKIQIKDLENKLKTIQDNI, encoded by the coding sequence ATGCATAAAAATTCACATTCAAAAATGGAATGGTTTAAAAATACTTATTTGGATAAAAATCATAATCTAAAAATTCTTGATGTTGGAGCATTAGACAAAAGTGGAGACTATAATTATCGTGACTTGTTCAACGAAAGTAATTGGTCATATACTGGATTAGATATTGAAAGTGGGCATAATGTAGATATTGTAGTAACTGACATATATAACTGGTTTGAAATAGAAGACAATTCCTATGATGTAATAATTTCAGGACAATTTTTTGAACATTTGGAATATTTTTGGCTGACTATGAGCCAAATTGAAAGAGTATTAAAACCAAATGGTTATGTTTGCATTATTGTCCCCTCTGCGGGGCATAAACATGGAGGAGATATGCTAAACTGCTATCGTTTTCACGAAGATGGATTAAAAGCAATGGCAAAATATGTTGATTTAAAAATAATCCATGTTTCCATCGATAATCGTCCGGAAGCTAAACCTTGGCTTGATGCATGTTTAATTGCTCGTAAAGAAGAAAATACTGTTGAAAATATAGACGAACTTAAAATTCAAATAAAAGATTTAGAAAATAAACTAAAAACAATACAAGATAATATTTAA
- a CDS encoding glycosyltransferase family 2 protein, which produces MKIISITTIKNEADIIESFVRYHSNIVDLMIILDNGSTDDTLDILNQLKDESLPIVVIEDEDRYFEPFIKYNYLLGIALNEYSADIVCPLDCDEFIVCNEGNPRELIDDIADDSYLKLKWRTYVPTSDDDEDIKFIPSRITHVRDENLETNCKVIVTRKLVDKFDIKLSIGNHDIDVDDEFKDKIECVVDAGLNIAHYPLRSINQTKSKVLVGYPNTLSRNTVVKGTSFHYEIMFDKIRNNENLSIEDVTKLAKLYSLDFNKVPSKYEDDGLINLKEMPVNLSFCDELDIKYSFNESPLNNLLDNYIYFATEINIFKNKLSKSERELAFIKDDSQKKIFELRKIRDENKSQSEEIANLEDINEKLEIYGNKLKEDNSKLKDENSNLKNDFDQLNNQFDEIMDRNVILTKTKTQLAHDIEDLKEINSNQENEINQLKNKKLKDYVKDMIR; this is translated from the coding sequence ATGAAAATAATTTCAATAACTACCATTAAAAATGAAGCGGACATTATCGAATCTTTTGTAAGGTATCATTCAAATATTGTGGATTTGATGATTATTTTGGATAATGGAAGCACTGATGATACATTGGACATTTTAAACCAGCTGAAAGATGAGAGTTTGCCGATTGTGGTTATTGAAGATGAAGACAGGTACTTCGAGCCGTTTATTAAGTATAATTATTTGCTGGGCATTGCTTTAAATGAATATTCCGCAGACATAGTTTGTCCTCTTGACTGTGATGAGTTTATTGTTTGCAATGAAGGCAATCCTAGAGAGTTAATTGATGATATCGCTGATGATTCTTATTTGAAGCTTAAATGGAGGACTTATGTTCCAACATCAGATGATGATGAAGATATCAAGTTTATTCCTTCAAGGATAACTCACGTCCGTGATGAAAACCTGGAGACCAACTGCAAGGTAATAGTCACTAGAAAATTGGTTGATAAGTTTGATATAAAGCTCAGTATCGGAAACCATGACATCGATGTCGATGATGAGTTTAAGGATAAAATAGAGTGTGTTGTTGATGCAGGATTGAACATTGCCCATTATCCGTTGAGGTCAATCAATCAGACAAAATCAAAAGTCTTGGTGGGATATCCAAATACTCTTTCAAGGAATACTGTTGTTAAAGGAACAAGTTTTCATTATGAGATAATGTTTGATAAAATTAGGAATAATGAGAATCTATCCATTGAAGATGTAACCAAGCTGGCAAAACTGTATTCTCTTGATTTTAATAAGGTTCCTTCAAAATATGAAGATGATGGTCTGATTAATCTCAAAGAAATGCCTGTAAATCTAAGCTTTTGTGATGAGTTGGATATCAAATATTCTTTTAATGAATCTCCTCTCAATAATTTGTTGGACAATTACATTTATTTTGCTACAGAGATTAATATTTTTAAAAATAAGCTATCAAAATCTGAAAGGGAATTGGCATTCATAAAAGATGACAGTCAAAAAAAGATTTTTGAGCTTAGAAAAATTAGGGATGAAAATAAAAGCCAATCTGAAGAAATTGCCAATCTGGAAGATATTAATGAAAAATTAGAAATATATGGAAATAAATTAAAAGAAGATAATTCCAAACTAAAAGATGAAAATTCTAACTTGAAAAATGATTTTGACCAATTAAATAATCAATTTGATGAAATAATGGATCGAAATGTGATTTTAACTAAAACAAAAACTCAATTGGCACATGATATTGAAGATCTTAAGGAAATTAATTCCAATCAGGAAAATGAAATCAATCAATTGAAAAATAAGAAACTTAAAGATTATGTCAAGGACATGATTAGATAG
- a CDS encoding DUF1919 domain-containing protein — translation MALIVLIGDMKSYHSKFNLIEREVEKGNISIVATLLSDDVDYDYLDENNVVNSLDMLKGINFDYFVILDDSKMWFDIIPNEYGFTQKIIPARVFEIPYFDFAKYEQLLQNPPSIISRHCWGGLLFNQLGLQFTSPFVNLFLMDVDFNKLAKNFTHYMNQELVFDREEYEHILKRNYPVGRLDDVYIYFNHYTSFEEAKRKWDERKARINYNNLLFETTTEVRGYAIAFDSIPLQHKICFHSGHIDSPDVIDFSEFMVNRQPGTLGMLVNNTANGTLPHFDILELLVNHNYKPRIKFI, via the coding sequence ATGGCTTTAATTGTACTAATCGGAGATATGAAAAGTTACCATTCAAAATTCAATTTGATTGAAAGAGAAGTGGAAAAGGGCAATATTTCAATTGTGGCAACATTATTATCTGATGATGTTGACTATGATTATTTAGATGAAAATAATGTTGTCAATTCACTTGATATGCTTAAAGGAATCAATTTTGACTATTTTGTCATATTGGATGACAGTAAAATGTGGTTTGACATCATCCCAAATGAATATGGATTTACACAAAAAATAATCCCCGCACGTGTTTTCGAAATTCCCTATTTCGACTTTGCAAAATACGAACAACTCCTTCAAAATCCTCCAAGCATAATAAGCAGACACTGTTGGGGAGGATTACTATTCAATCAGCTAGGCCTCCAATTCACATCACCTTTCGTGAATCTATTTTTAATGGATGTGGATTTCAACAAACTGGCAAAAAACTTCACACACTACATGAACCAAGAACTTGTCTTTGACAGGGAAGAATACGAACATATACTCAAGAGAAACTATCCTGTTGGTAGATTAGATGATGTCTATATCTATTTCAATCATTATACCAGTTTTGAAGAAGCAAAAAGAAAGTGGGATGAGAGAAAAGCAAGGATAAACTACAATAATCTCCTATTTGAGACAACAACTGAAGTAAGAGGATATGCAATTGCCTTTGATTCAATACCCCTTCAGCACAAAATCTGTTTCCATTCAGGCCATATTGACAGCCCAGACGTGATTGATTTCAGCGAATTCATGGTCAACCGTCAGCCGGGCACATTAGGAATGCTTGTAAACAACACCGCCAACGGCACGCTCCCCCACTTTGACATACTTGAACTTTTAGTAAATCACAACTACAAACCTAGAATAAAATTCATATAA
- a CDS encoding acetyltransferase, which translates to METITKEDQVGNLVENKIIGSFRLINSKINFAGANNILVCDNNINFMNANLTFNGDNSLVYICSDVGDAFRLLIYNNSTLFIGKNALFGAGVNINVNESQNVIIGDDGIVSNQVKIFSSDYCAIYDSKTKSRKNFSKGIYIGDHVWLGRYTYISRGVNIGSGSIIGDNSFILPNFKVSSNSLVYGNPARVVDKDVFFTKDFVAQFRPDESLNSQHYKSDVFIFKFVNKETLSIDNIDKILRDLDVESRVEFIRKLFIRNKRSNRFFIQ; encoded by the coding sequence ATGGAAACAATTACAAAGGAAGACCAAGTTGGCAATTTAGTTGAAAATAAGATAATCGGTTCATTTAGATTAATAAATTCTAAAATTAATTTTGCAGGGGCAAATAATATTCTTGTATGTGATAATAATATTAACTTCATGAATGCTAATTTAACATTTAATGGGGATAATTCTCTTGTATATATTTGTTCAGATGTGGGGGATGCATTTAGACTGTTAATTTATAATAATTCAACTCTTTTCATTGGTAAAAATGCATTATTTGGTGCAGGAGTTAATATTAATGTCAATGAAAGTCAGAATGTCATTATTGGGGATGATGGTATAGTAAGTAATCAAGTTAAAATATTCTCTTCAGATTATTGTGCCATTTATGATTCAAAGACAAAATCTAGAAAAAACTTCTCAAAAGGCATTTATATTGGAGATCATGTGTGGTTAGGGCGTTACACATATATTTCTCGTGGTGTTAATATAGGTTCAGGTTCCATTATTGGAGATAACTCTTTCATATTGCCTAATTTCAAGGTTTCATCAAATAGTTTAGTTTATGGAAATCCTGCTAGAGTTGTGGATAAAGATGTGTTCTTTACAAAAGACTTTGTTGCACAGTTCAGGCCTGATGAGTCATTAAATTCTCAACATTACAAAAGTGATGTATTTATTTTTAAATTTGTAAATAAAGAAACTTTAAGTATTGATAATATTGATAAAATATTAAGAGATTTGGATGTAGAGTCTAGAGTGGAATTTATTCGGAAGTTATTTATTAGAAATAAAAGGAGCAATAGATTCTTTATTCAATAA